A region from the Agrococcus sp. SL85 genome encodes:
- a CDS encoding DUF998 domain-containing protein, protein MTGTSAAREHAGSAERRVEGRAIAAAWTGFGVGVVAGLVALAGEPRPIAGEGSVALPAAGIAAIVTAASFAASWLLHRRDETAPMPGWQRAVSTASGAALTVAFAAVAYLGALAGAEVLARGLVGLAAPPVLGAALTGVACAAGAWLAAQAGAALRTRDLATLLFVFLAIGTVLAMLTSDDPRWWQRHFSQLGVGGGPGAWAFNGTIVVAGLLVAVIGLYLGRDLHRWLGDAALPRIAGVVGGFVLAGALLAGVGAFPLPDARLVHNIAAFGSIAAFAATAALLLAVIPERPLPLVLTTAGLGAGVGAALLLWRPLGLLNVAALEAIAVGLAFVWLTTLVRTIATVAPDASRPSGARSPLRPGLGA, encoded by the coding sequence ATGACCGGGACGAGCGCGGCGCGCGAGCACGCTGGGAGCGCGGAGCGCCGCGTCGAGGGCCGGGCGATCGCGGCGGCGTGGACGGGCTTCGGCGTGGGCGTCGTCGCGGGACTGGTCGCGCTCGCCGGCGAGCCGCGCCCGATCGCGGGCGAGGGCTCGGTCGCGCTCCCGGCCGCGGGCATCGCGGCGATCGTGACCGCCGCCTCCTTCGCCGCGTCGTGGCTGCTGCACCGGCGCGACGAGACCGCCCCGATGCCCGGCTGGCAGCGCGCGGTCTCCACGGCCTCCGGCGCCGCGCTCACCGTCGCGTTCGCCGCGGTCGCCTACCTCGGCGCGCTCGCGGGCGCCGAGGTGCTCGCGCGCGGCCTCGTCGGGCTCGCGGCGCCGCCCGTGCTGGGCGCCGCGCTCACGGGCGTCGCCTGCGCGGCCGGCGCCTGGCTCGCGGCGCAGGCCGGCGCGGCGCTGCGCACGCGCGACCTCGCGACGCTGCTGTTCGTGTTCCTCGCGATCGGCACGGTGCTCGCGATGCTCACGAGCGACGACCCGCGCTGGTGGCAGCGCCACTTCTCGCAGCTGGGCGTGGGCGGCGGGCCCGGCGCCTGGGCGTTCAACGGCACGATCGTGGTGGCGGGCCTGCTCGTGGCGGTCATCGGCCTCTACCTCGGCCGCGACCTGCACCGCTGGCTCGGGGATGCGGCGCTCCCGCGCATCGCGGGCGTCGTCGGCGGCTTCGTGCTCGCCGGCGCGCTGCTCGCGGGCGTCGGCGCCTTCCCCCTGCCGGATGCGCGGCTCGTCCACAACATCGCGGCCTTCGGCTCGATCGCCGCCTTCGCCGCCACCGCGGCGCTGCTGCTCGCGGTCATCCCCGAGCGGCCGCTCCCGCTCGTGCTCACCACGGCGGGCCTCGGCGCAGGCGTCGGCGCGGCGCTGCTGCTGTGGCGCCCGCTGGGCCTCCTCAACGTCGCGGCGCTCGAGGCGATCGCCGTCGGCCTCGCCTTCGTGTGGCTCACGACGCTCGTGCGCACGATCGCGACGGTCGCACCCGATGCGTCCCGGCCCTCCGGCGCGCGCTCGCCGCTCCGCCCGGGCCTCGGCGCGTGA
- a CDS encoding glutaminase, protein MRTPVPDHLDDVLRECGAGGAEGEVAAYIPELAEADPALFALALCTIDGTVYAAGDAQHRFTIQSISKPFAYALALADRGFETVAEHVGVEPSGDAFNEISLEASGRPRNAMINIGAITAHALVGDASTTGEQRVERVVRGLSAFAGRELEVDEAVCASELGTASRNMALAYMVHAQGKLEGEPHEAVEGYIRQCSLLVDVRDLAVMAMTLAAGGRNPVTGEQVVPAWVCRQVLSVMATCGMYDAAGDWMSTVGIPAKSGVAGGVLGALPGQVGIGAFSPPLDEFGNSVRAVRACERLSSDMGLHLMQAPEVAAHVLYGVVEPDRDGDGVREVALQGPMHFAAAEVALRELEDVPEDGAALVLDLTRVTSTNDVGRRMLREGVRRLELDGHEVRVEDPDGHLER, encoded by the coding sequence ATGCGGACTCCGGTGCCCGACCATCTCGACGACGTGCTGCGGGAGTGCGGCGCCGGAGGCGCCGAGGGCGAGGTGGCGGCGTACATCCCCGAGCTCGCCGAGGCCGATCCGGCGCTCTTCGCGCTCGCGCTCTGCACGATCGACGGCACCGTCTACGCGGCGGGGGACGCCCAGCACCGCTTCACCATCCAGTCGATCTCGAAGCCCTTCGCGTATGCCCTCGCGCTCGCCGACCGCGGGTTCGAGACCGTCGCCGAGCACGTGGGCGTCGAGCCCTCGGGCGATGCCTTCAACGAGATCTCGCTCGAGGCGAGCGGCCGGCCCCGCAACGCGATGATCAACATCGGCGCGATCACGGCGCACGCGCTCGTGGGCGACGCGAGCACGACGGGCGAGCAGCGCGTCGAGCGGGTCGTGCGCGGGCTCTCGGCCTTCGCGGGGCGCGAGCTCGAGGTCGACGAGGCGGTCTGCGCCTCGGAGCTCGGCACCGCGAGCCGCAACATGGCGCTCGCCTACATGGTGCACGCGCAGGGCAAGCTCGAGGGCGAGCCGCACGAGGCGGTCGAGGGCTACATCCGCCAGTGCTCGCTGCTCGTCGACGTGCGCGACCTCGCCGTCATGGCCATGACCCTCGCGGCCGGCGGCCGCAACCCCGTGACGGGCGAGCAGGTGGTGCCGGCGTGGGTCTGCCGCCAGGTGCTCTCGGTCATGGCGACCTGCGGGATGTACGACGCGGCGGGGGATTGGATGAGCACCGTCGGCATCCCGGCGAAGAGCGGCGTCGCGGGCGGCGTGCTGGGCGCGCTGCCGGGGCAGGTGGGCATCGGGGCGTTCTCGCCGCCGCTCGACGAGTTCGGCAACAGCGTGCGCGCGGTGCGCGCGTGCGAGCGCCTCTCGAGCGACATGGGCCTCCACCTCATGCAGGCGCCCGAGGTCGCCGCGCACGTGCTCTACGGCGTGGTCGAGCCCGATCGCGACGGTGACGGCGTGCGCGAGGTGGCGCTGCAGGGCCCGATGCACTTCGCGGCCGCCGAGGTCGCGCTCCGCGAGCTGGAGGACGTGCCGGAGGACGGCGCGGCGCTCGTGCTCGACCTCACGCGCGTGACCTCGACGAACGACGTCGGCCGCCGGATGCTGCGGGAGGGCGTCCGCCGCCTCGAGCTCGACGGCCACGAGGTGCGCGTCGAGGATCCGGACGGGCACCTCGAGCGCTGA
- a CDS encoding TIGR03618 family F420-dependent PPOX class oxidoreductase: MTTTPSPEAIEFLRKPNPAVMATLAKDGRPVAVATWYLLEDDGRILVNLDAERVRLAHLRRDPRFALDVIDGENWYTHVSLQLEVDEIRDDDGFAGIDALSRHYGGRPYPDHERPRVDVRARILRASGWGAFQGE; encoded by the coding sequence ATGACGACGACGCCGAGCCCCGAGGCCATCGAGTTCCTGCGGAAGCCGAACCCCGCGGTCATGGCGACCCTCGCGAAGGACGGCCGTCCCGTCGCCGTCGCGACCTGGTACCTGCTCGAGGACGACGGCCGCATCCTCGTCAACCTCGACGCGGAGCGCGTGCGCCTCGCCCACCTGCGCCGCGATCCGCGCTTCGCGCTCGACGTCATCGACGGCGAGAACTGGTACACCCACGTGTCGCTGCAGCTGGAGGTCGACGAGATCCGCGACGACGACGGCTTCGCAGGCATCGACGCGCTGTCGCGCCACTACGGCGGGCGGCCCTACCCCGACCACGAGCGGCCGCGCGTCGACGTGCGCGCCCGCATCCTGCGCGCCTCGGGCTGGGGCGCGTTCCAGGGGGAGTAG
- a CDS encoding TetR/AcrR family transcriptional regulator: MAQAQRSTRDRILIAAAELIGEDPATSLSVRSVAARAGVSVGSLRFQFPTQRELHDAVLAGIVEHVAPDDGIHDTSLPAHDRLAACLHRVVGLVGMGDEARRSWMRVVDAYMAAPPSEAARAGYVALVRQGERRIEHWLGVLAQEDALDPVGIPAAARFLSAVVDGLSLARGMPTETSALTTEAQTLALATEAVLGPRRAAQAAPTTVDA, from the coding sequence ATGGCGCAGGCGCAGCGCAGCACGCGAGACCGCATCCTCATCGCGGCCGCCGAGCTCATCGGCGAGGACCCCGCGACGTCGCTCAGCGTCCGCTCGGTCGCCGCGCGCGCGGGCGTCAGCGTCGGCTCCCTGCGGTTCCAGTTCCCGACGCAGCGCGAGCTGCACGACGCCGTGCTCGCCGGCATCGTCGAGCACGTCGCGCCCGACGACGGGATCCACGACACCTCCCTCCCCGCGCACGACCGGCTCGCCGCGTGCCTGCACCGCGTCGTGGGCCTCGTCGGCATGGGCGACGAGGCGCGGCGCAGCTGGATGCGCGTCGTCGACGCCTACATGGCCGCGCCGCCGAGCGAGGCGGCGCGCGCCGGCTACGTGGCGCTGGTGCGCCAGGGCGAGCGCCGCATCGAGCACTGGCTGGGCGTGCTCGCCCAGGAGGACGCGCTCGACCCGGTCGGCATCCCGGCGGCCGCGAGGTTCCTGAGCGCCGTCGTCGACGGGCTCTCGCTCGCCCGCGGCATGCCGACCGAGACCTCGGCCCTCACCACCGAGGCGCAGACCCTCGCGCTCGCCACCGAGGCCGTGCTGGGCCCGCGCCGTGCGGCGCAGGCCGCCCCCACTACCGTGGACGCATGA
- a CDS encoding MBL fold metallo-hydrolase → MIAIERILAPNPGPMTLDGTNTYVVGGRVVVDPGPADPDHLERLAALRPGLVLVTHHHLDHTEGAVELARSTGAQVRGIDRHGCYAGAALVDGEEIEVEGGTIRILATPGHTRDSMCVVVPGQAVLTGDTILGRGTTVIMHPDGAVGPYLESLDRLEALGDLEALPGHGESLASVAEAARAYRAHRMQRLEQVREALRALGEDASLEQVADVVYAEVDPSVRDAAEASLAAQLAYLRA, encoded by the coding sequence ATGATCGCGATCGAGCGCATCCTCGCTCCCAATCCCGGTCCCATGACCCTCGACGGCACGAACACGTACGTCGTCGGCGGTCGGGTCGTCGTCGACCCGGGCCCCGCGGATCCCGACCACCTGGAGCGGCTCGCCGCTCTGCGCCCCGGGCTCGTGCTCGTGACGCACCACCACCTCGACCACACCGAGGGCGCGGTGGAGCTCGCCCGCTCCACGGGCGCGCAGGTGCGCGGCATCGACCGGCACGGCTGCTACGCGGGTGCGGCCCTCGTCGACGGCGAGGAGATCGAGGTGGAGGGCGGCACCATCCGCATCCTCGCCACCCCCGGGCACACGCGCGACTCGATGTGCGTGGTCGTGCCGGGCCAGGCGGTGCTCACGGGCGACACGATCCTCGGGCGCGGCACGACCGTCATCATGCACCCCGACGGCGCCGTGGGGCCCTACCTCGAGAGCCTCGACCGCCTCGAGGCGCTCGGCGACCTCGAGGCGCTGCCCGGCCACGGCGAGTCGCTCGCGTCGGTCGCCGAGGCCGCGCGGGCGTACCGCGCGCACCGCATGCAGCGTCTCGAGCAGGTGCGGGAGGCGCTGCGCGCGCTCGGCGAGGACGCCTCGCTCGAGCAGGTCGCCGACGTCGTGTACGCCGAGGTCGACCCCTCGGTGCGCGACGCGGCCGAGGCGTCGCTCGCCGCGCAGCTCGCCTACCTGCGCGCATAG
- a CDS encoding DNA recombination protein RmuC: MDPIALVLTALAVLAAAGLGVLLGQRLGRAGAAAEGAPRGSGSRSSRPSANGSATRPSAATRPRLGEVRAEAERRVREERERGREAIAEIQQDAARRADEFAQLSRAALERNSAVFLEQAEERLRRSQTEGAAELAKREEAVRQLVAPLTKSLETVQGEVTAAERARAEAGAALAEQLAAMRSSSEQLTLETRQLVTALRAPQVRGRWGEMQLRRVVEAAGMVEHVDFTEQAHHVTDDGALRPDMLVHLPGDKRVVVDAKVAFHGYLEAMEARDDATRSQRLDAHARHLREHIDQLGGKAYWQTVQGTPEFVVMFVPAETFLSAALERDPTLFERAFQKDVVLATPATLVALLRTVGYTWRQEQLTAEAQQVLTVGRELHKRLGTMGTHLTTLGKRLNSAVEAYNAFNSSLDRNVVTQARRFSSLQGLEPSLERTPPLEVLAVPAQKPDLHAEGATSDAIA; encoded by the coding sequence ATGGATCCGATCGCCCTCGTGCTCACCGCCCTCGCCGTCCTCGCCGCCGCCGGGCTCGGCGTGCTGCTCGGGCAGCGGCTCGGGCGCGCGGGCGCCGCAGCCGAGGGCGCGCCGCGCGGGAGCGGCTCGAGGTCGTCGCGGCCGAGCGCGAACGGGAGCGCGACGCGGCCGAGCGCCGCCACGCGGCCCAGGCTCGGCGAGGTGCGGGCCGAGGCGGAGCGCCGCGTGCGCGAGGAGCGCGAGCGGGGGCGCGAGGCGATCGCGGAGATCCAGCAGGACGCCGCACGACGCGCCGACGAGTTCGCGCAGCTCAGCCGCGCCGCGCTCGAGCGCAACTCCGCCGTCTTCCTGGAGCAGGCCGAGGAGCGCCTGCGCCGCTCGCAGACCGAGGGGGCGGCCGAGCTCGCGAAGCGCGAGGAGGCGGTGCGGCAGCTCGTGGCACCGCTCACGAAGTCGCTCGAGACCGTGCAGGGCGAGGTGACCGCTGCCGAGCGGGCGCGGGCCGAGGCCGGCGCCGCGCTCGCCGAGCAGCTCGCCGCCATGCGCTCCTCCTCCGAGCAGCTCACGCTCGAGACCCGGCAGCTCGTCACGGCCCTCCGCGCGCCCCAGGTGCGCGGGCGCTGGGGCGAGATGCAGCTGCGCCGCGTCGTGGAGGCCGCAGGCATGGTCGAGCACGTCGACTTCACCGAGCAGGCGCACCACGTCACCGACGACGGCGCCCTCCGGCCCGACATGCTCGTGCACCTGCCGGGCGACAAGCGCGTCGTCGTCGACGCCAAGGTCGCCTTCCACGGCTACCTCGAGGCGATGGAGGCTCGCGACGACGCCACGCGCAGCCAGCGGCTCGACGCGCACGCGCGGCACCTCCGCGAGCACATCGACCAGCTCGGCGGCAAGGCGTACTGGCAGACCGTGCAGGGCACCCCGGAGTTCGTGGTGATGTTCGTGCCGGCCGAGACCTTCCTCAGCGCCGCGCTCGAGCGCGATCCCACGCTGTTCGAGCGGGCCTTCCAGAAGGACGTCGTGCTCGCGACCCCGGCCACCCTCGTGGCGCTGCTGCGCACCGTCGGCTACACCTGGCGCCAGGAGCAGCTCACCGCGGAGGCCCAGCAGGTGCTCACCGTCGGCCGCGAGCTGCACAAGCGCCTCGGCACGATGGGCACGCACCTCACGACGCTCGGCAAGCGGCTCAACAGCGCCGTCGAGGCGTACAACGCCTTCAACAGCTCGCTCGACCGCAACGTCGTGACGCAGGCGCGGCGCTTCTCGAGCCTGCAGGGCCTCGAGCCCTCGCTCGAGCGCACCCCGCCGCTCGAGGTGCTGGCCGTGCCGGCGCAGAAGCCCGACCTGCACGCCGAGGGCGCGACGAGCGACGCCATCGCCTGA
- the nrdF gene encoding class 1b ribonucleoside-diphosphate reductase subunit beta produces the protein MDTQDTKASAFDELTDSPVPAEEASAAIEAERSEVGEALGAGKPQTAAQERQHRHNHLVQAINWNRIQDDKDLEVWNRLVNNFWLPEKVPLSNDVQSWGTLTPEEQKLTMRVFTGLTLLDTIQGTVGAVSLIPDALTPHEEAVLTNIAFMESVHAKSYSSIFSTLASTKEIDDAFRWSTENPYLQRKAEIIIDYYEGDDPLKRKVASTLLESFLFYSGFYLPMYWSSHAKLTNTADMIRLIIRDEAVHGYYIGYKFQKGYEKLSEQEQAEIKDYTYSLLYELYENESKYTADLYDSVGLTEDVKKFLHYNANKALMNLGFEPLFPSTVTDVNPAILSALSPNADENHDFFSGSGSSYVIGKAVATEDDDWDF, from the coding sequence ATGGACACGCAGGACACCAAGGCATCCGCCTTCGACGAGCTCACCGACTCGCCCGTGCCCGCCGAGGAGGCGAGCGCGGCGATCGAGGCCGAGCGCAGCGAGGTCGGCGAGGCGCTCGGCGCCGGCAAGCCGCAGACCGCGGCCCAGGAGCGCCAGCACCGGCACAACCACCTCGTGCAGGCGATCAACTGGAACCGCATCCAGGACGACAAGGACCTCGAGGTCTGGAACCGCCTGGTGAACAACTTCTGGCTGCCCGAGAAGGTGCCGCTGTCGAACGACGTGCAGTCGTGGGGCACGCTCACGCCCGAGGAGCAGAAGCTCACGATGCGCGTGTTCACGGGCCTCACGCTGCTCGACACCATCCAGGGCACGGTCGGCGCGGTCTCGCTCATCCCGGATGCGCTGACGCCGCACGAGGAGGCGGTGCTCACGAACATCGCCTTCATGGAGAGCGTGCACGCGAAGTCGTACTCGTCGATCTTCTCGACGCTCGCGTCGACGAAGGAGATCGACGACGCCTTCCGCTGGTCGACGGAGAACCCGTACCTGCAGCGCAAGGCCGAGATCATCATCGACTACTACGAGGGCGACGACCCGCTGAAGCGCAAGGTCGCCTCGACGCTGCTCGAGTCGTTCCTCTTCTACTCGGGCTTCTACCTGCCGATGTACTGGTCGAGCCACGCGAAGCTCACCAACACGGCCGACATGATCCGCCTCATCATCCGCGACGAGGCCGTCCACGGCTACTACATCGGCTACAAGTTCCAGAAGGGCTACGAGAAGCTCTCGGAGCAGGAGCAGGCCGAGATCAAGGACTACACGTACTCGCTGCTCTACGAGCTCTACGAGAACGAGTCGAAGTACACGGCCGACCTCTACGACTCGGTCGGCCTCACCGAGGACGTCAAGAAGTTCCTGCACTACAACGCGAACAAGGCGCTCATGAACCTCGGGTTCGAGCCCCTGTTCCCGTCGACGGTGACCGACGTCAACCCGGCGATCCTCTCGGCCCTGTCGCCGAACGCCGACGAGAACCACGACTTCTTCTCGGGGTCGGGCTCGTCGTACGTGATCGGCAAGGCCGTCGCGACCGAGGACGACGACTGGGACTTCTGA
- a CDS encoding DUF5302 domain-containing protein: MTAHDEAEQATPQDTPEGTESPEDAQRRKFREALEKKKQGHHGAGMTSNAGVSAVSGPAVAKRMHRRKSG; this comes from the coding sequence ATGACAGCGCACGATGAGGCCGAGCAGGCCACCCCGCAGGACACCCCCGAGGGCACCGAGTCGCCCGAGGACGCCCAGCGGCGCAAGTTCCGCGAGGCGCTCGAGAAGAAGAAGCAGGGCCACCACGGCGCCGGCATGACCTCGAACGCCGGCGTGTCCGCCGTGAGCGGGCCCGCCGTCGCCAAGCGGATGCACCGCCGGAAGTCCGGCTGA